The proteins below come from a single Arthrobacter sp. zg-Y1171 genomic window:
- a CDS encoding histidine phosphatase family protein: MPRNLFLVRHGQSEANVMQRAAKAGDPSLYTEETMTVPDRSWRLTELGVQQAKVAGAWIARQNIEFDRAMVSVYTRTRETAAHLGLDVRWEENRVIRERSWGEIGSMSKQDFAQKYSQNAAYRESDPLYWAPPAGESIANVAENRVRNILSTLHRENARDNVLLVTHGEFMWATRLVLERWSDEEFLERDADKEQMIHNCTVLQYTSTDPANRNNIREKLNWVRRCWPVQVDGEWTMFVGDWEEFDRKYFTSEDLLERAEANRHFLEGAFGS, encoded by the coding sequence ATGCCCCGGAACCTGTTCCTCGTCCGTCACGGACAAAGTGAAGCGAACGTAATGCAAAGGGCAGCCAAGGCCGGGGACCCGAGCCTTTACACCGAAGAGACGATGACCGTCCCGGACCGTTCGTGGCGGCTCACGGAACTCGGGGTCCAGCAGGCCAAGGTGGCCGGTGCGTGGATTGCCCGGCAGAATATCGAATTCGACCGTGCCATGGTCTCCGTGTACACCCGGACCCGCGAGACCGCCGCGCACCTCGGGCTGGACGTGCGCTGGGAAGAGAACCGGGTGATCCGCGAGCGTTCCTGGGGCGAGATCGGATCCATGTCAAAGCAGGACTTCGCTCAGAAATATTCGCAGAACGCCGCCTACCGCGAGAGCGATCCGTTGTACTGGGCTCCGCCCGCCGGTGAATCCATTGCCAATGTCGCCGAAAACCGGGTGCGGAACATCCTGAGCACCCTGCACCGCGAAAACGCCCGCGACAACGTCCTTCTGGTGACCCACGGTGAATTCATGTGGGCCACGCGCCTGGTGCTGGAGCGCTGGAGCGACGAAGAGTTCCTGGAACGGGACGCGGACAAAGAGCAGATGATCCACAACTGCACGGTCCTGCAGTACACCAGCACCGATCCGGCCAACCGGAACAACATCCGCGAAAAGCTCAACTGGGTCCGCCGCTGCTGGCCGGTTCAGGTCGACGGCGAATGGACCATGTTCGTCGGCGACTGGGAAGAGTTCGACCGGAAATACTTCACCAGCGAGGATCTCCTGGAGCGGGCCGAAGCAAACAGGCATTTCCTTGAGGGAGCTTTCGGGAGCTGA
- a CDS encoding NADP-dependent oxidoreductase: MVDIVESMKIVGIRAFGGPEVLEVLDVPEPHAGPGEVRIRVRAAAVSPTDTVLRSGAQDMGGQEPPYIPGMDAAGVIDEVGEGAGWRIGDEVMALALPRAARRGAYAEYLVAPSDSIARVPAGVGLEAAATLPMNGLTAVQTLEKLDLAEGSVLAITGAAGTLGNYLIQLAKEAGLTVVADASPRDAELVTALGADYVVERGDDVADRVRGLFPDGVDAVADAAVMNELAVGAVRDGGGFATVRGWDGDPGRGITVQAIRVGEEYSSGAKLDRLRALAEADLLSPRIADVLPADRAAEAHRRLEAGGLRGRIVLTF; encoded by the coding sequence ATGGTCGATATCGTCGAGTCCATGAAGATTGTTGGCATCCGCGCCTTTGGCGGCCCCGAGGTCCTGGAGGTCCTCGACGTGCCCGAGCCCCATGCCGGCCCCGGGGAAGTTCGCATCCGGGTCCGCGCCGCCGCCGTCAGCCCCACCGACACCGTCCTGCGCTCCGGAGCCCAGGATATGGGCGGGCAGGAGCCGCCGTATATTCCGGGCATGGACGCCGCCGGCGTGATCGACGAGGTGGGTGAGGGAGCCGGCTGGCGGATCGGTGACGAAGTCATGGCCCTGGCCCTGCCCCGGGCCGCCCGGCGGGGTGCCTACGCCGAGTACCTGGTGGCGCCGTCGGACTCCATCGCACGGGTCCCGGCCGGGGTTGGGCTGGAGGCCGCCGCCACGCTGCCGATGAACGGCCTCACCGCGGTGCAGACCTTGGAGAAGCTGGACCTTGCCGAAGGCTCGGTCCTGGCGATTACCGGTGCAGCCGGCACCCTCGGCAACTATCTGATCCAGCTCGCCAAGGAGGCCGGGCTGACCGTTGTCGCCGACGCCTCCCCGCGGGACGCGGAGCTCGTGACCGCGCTGGGAGCGGACTACGTGGTGGAACGCGGCGACGACGTTGCCGACCGGGTCCGCGGGCTATTCCCCGACGGCGTGGACGCCGTGGCCGATGCGGCAGTGATGAACGAGCTGGCCGTGGGCGCAGTGCGCGACGGCGGCGGGTTCGCCACCGTACGCGGGTGGGACGGCGATCCCGGCCGCGGCATTACGGTGCAGGCGATCCGGGTCGGCGAGGAGTACTCCTCCGGCGCGAAGCTGGACCGGCTGCGGGCGTTGGCCGAAGCGGACCTGCTCAGCCCGCGGATCGCGGATGTCCTGCCCGCCGACCGGGCTGCCGAAGCGCACCGCAGGCTGGAGGCCGGCGGCCTGCGCGGCCGGATTGTCCTGACCTTCTGA
- a CDS encoding ribokinase, with protein MSAGKVVVVGSLNADLTVRTERFPSPGETLNGSELVIVPGGKSANQAAAAALLGAEVRLFGAVGADGHGDLLLEAAAGAGVDASRVLRRTGTATGTAMIVVDAAGENTIIVSPGANGTVTGAELPADLFDDAAVLCLSLEVPLEAVTAAAQAGHDAGAQVLLNLSPYREVPAELLALTDVLLLNAHEAALVTGLSDPASDWERVISALSRLGVRRTIITLGGEGAVVLDGTATGADRVVAVAPTRVTAVDTTGCGDAFTAGTAARLAAGDSLVQAAEFAARAGALAATREGAQSSYSALLDMAG; from the coding sequence ATGTCCGCCGGAAAAGTTGTAGTTGTCGGCTCGCTTAATGCCGACCTGACCGTCCGCACCGAGCGCTTCCCCTCCCCCGGGGAAACCCTGAACGGTTCGGAACTGGTCATTGTCCCGGGCGGCAAGAGTGCCAACCAGGCCGCTGCCGCTGCCCTGCTGGGTGCCGAGGTACGGCTCTTCGGCGCCGTGGGGGCGGACGGGCACGGGGATCTGCTGCTCGAGGCGGCTGCCGGTGCCGGCGTAGACGCCTCCCGCGTCCTGCGCCGCACCGGCACCGCAACGGGCACAGCCATGATCGTGGTGGATGCTGCCGGAGAGAACACCATCATCGTCTCCCCCGGCGCCAACGGCACGGTCACCGGCGCCGAGCTCCCGGCGGACCTGTTCGACGACGCCGCGGTGCTCTGCCTGAGCCTGGAGGTGCCGCTCGAAGCGGTGACTGCCGCGGCGCAGGCCGGGCACGACGCCGGCGCCCAGGTGCTGCTGAATCTGTCGCCGTACCGGGAGGTGCCCGCCGAGCTGCTGGCCCTGACCGATGTCCTGCTGCTCAACGCCCACGAAGCGGCGCTGGTCACTGGACTGTCCGATCCGGCGTCGGACTGGGAACGGGTCATCTCCGCCCTGTCCCGCCTTGGTGTGCGCCGCACCATCATCACGCTCGGCGGCGAGGGCGCCGTCGTACTGGACGGCACCGCTACCGGTGCGGACCGTGTTGTTGCAGTCGCTCCCACCCGGGTAACCGCGGTGGACACCACCGGGTGCGGGGATGCGTTCACAGCCGGCACTGCTGCGCGGCTTGCCGCCGGCGATTCGCTGGTCCAGGCCGCCGAGTTTGCGGCGCGCGCCGGCGCCCTGGCCGCTACCCGCGAGGGTGCGCAGTCCTCGTATTCGGCGCTGCTGGACATGGCGGGCTAA
- a CDS encoding DUF4259 domain-containing protein, producing MGAWGSGIFANDTAADIRGEYREHLEDQIPDEEATRLVIESFGYLLREDNAAELWVALAAAQSQVGRLDDEVKAAALDVIDQGSRLEEWEEAGPDELAERVAALQELRDQLTGPQPARMKLRRR from the coding sequence ATGGGTGCATGGGGGAGTGGCATTTTTGCCAATGACACGGCGGCGGACATTCGCGGGGAGTACCGCGAACATCTCGAGGACCAGATTCCGGACGAGGAAGCGACGCGCCTGGTCATCGAATCGTTCGGTTATCTGCTGCGCGAGGACAACGCTGCCGAGTTGTGGGTGGCGCTCGCAGCGGCGCAGTCCCAGGTGGGCAGGCTCGACGACGAGGTGAAAGCCGCCGCGCTTGATGTGATCGATCAGGGCAGCCGCCTCGAGGAGTGGGAGGAAGCGGGTCCGGACGAACTGGCCGAACGTGTGGCGGCCCTCCAGGAACTGCGGGACCAGCTCACCGGGCCGCAACCGGCCCGAATGAAGCTCCGCCGGCGGTAG
- a CDS encoding PLP-dependent cysteine synthase family protein — translation MNTPTLPDRTWAETAIRRIEAEGARSADTHLFQVPVPAGWSVQIYLKDESTHRTGSLKHRLARSLFLFGLVNGWITEGTTIVEASSGSTAVSEAYFAQLLGLPFVAVMPQTTSAEKIRLIEHYGGRCHFVEEPSEVYAAAEAVAASTGGHYMDQFTYAERATDWRGNNNIAESIFSQMAQEDHPLPDWIVVGAGTGGTSATIGRYIRYHRYPTRLAVVDPENSAFFPAWQNPGEPAAGRPSRIEGIGRPRPEPSFVPAVIDHMIQVPDAASVAAARHLRRLTGLHAGPSTGTNLWGVWQLAAAMEADGRAGSIVSLVCDSGDRYTASYGDDAWLASRGLDPARATAVLEELFRTGRWPAG, via the coding sequence GTGAACACTCCTACGCTTCCGGACCGCACGTGGGCCGAGACCGCCATCCGCCGCATCGAGGCCGAGGGGGCACGCTCGGCGGACACGCATCTGTTCCAGGTCCCGGTCCCGGCCGGCTGGTCCGTGCAGATCTACCTGAAGGACGAGTCCACCCATCGCACCGGCAGCCTCAAGCACCGGCTCGCCCGCTCCCTCTTCCTCTTCGGCCTGGTCAACGGCTGGATCACCGAGGGCACCACCATCGTGGAGGCTTCCAGCGGTTCCACCGCTGTCTCGGAGGCTTACTTCGCCCAACTGCTGGGACTGCCGTTCGTGGCCGTGATGCCGCAAACCACCAGTGCGGAGAAGATCCGGCTGATCGAGCACTACGGCGGGCGCTGCCACTTCGTCGAGGAGCCTTCGGAGGTGTACGCCGCCGCGGAGGCCGTCGCGGCCAGCACCGGCGGGCACTACATGGACCAGTTCACGTACGCAGAACGCGCCACTGACTGGCGGGGCAACAACAATATTGCCGAGTCGATCTTTTCCCAGATGGCCCAGGAGGACCATCCGCTGCCGGACTGGATAGTGGTGGGTGCCGGGACCGGCGGGACAAGTGCAACGATCGGCCGCTATATCCGTTATCACCGGTATCCCACCCGCCTGGCCGTCGTGGATCCGGAGAACTCGGCGTTTTTCCCCGCCTGGCAGAATCCGGGGGAGCCCGCGGCCGGAAGGCCCTCCCGGATTGAAGGTATCGGCCGGCCGCGGCCGGAACCCAGCTTCGTTCCGGCGGTAATCGACCATATGATCCAGGTCCCGGACGCCGCATCTGTGGCTGCTGCACGGCACCTGAGGCGGCTCACCGGGCTGCATGCCGGCCCCTCCACCGGCACCAATCTCTGGGGTGTCTGGCAGCTGGCCGCCGCCATGGAAGCGGACGGCCGTGCCGGAAGCATCGTCTCGCTTGTGTGCGATTCCGGGGATCGGTACACCGCTTCCTACGGCGACGACGCCTGGCTGGCGTCCCGCGGACTGGACCCGGCCCGGGCCACGGCCGTGCTGGAGGAACTGTTCCGGACCGGGCGGTGGCCTGCGGGCTGA
- a CDS encoding MFS transporter: MTETARRRVNVGALMAALLAACVAFQLNASMLSPALVSIEEELETTSAAVGLTQTAFFTAAALFSLFLPRLGDIIGRKKVLTGMLVVLTIGSVVAALAPSIEVLFIARLIQGVSGPVVPLTLIMLRVEIRDPRLYGTLMGVITAVNGGIAGVDAVAGGYLAENHGFASVFWAMAIVGAVATALLFFLAPESRAEKKEKMDWVGVVPLVISVGTLLTAFNEAGKLADANWLLVIALIVIGVLAFVAFWKVENRTEQPLVATYLLKQRSTWALLLTTLLTMTGVFAVINGIIPALAQDGVVGFGMGAEESAWWTLTPYALAGLLLGPLAGRLAASWGYGKVLRIGLIGAVITLALMLLMVGSDSRLGLLGVSVLIGITYAGISNIMLNGLGIVLSPRENPGFLPGLNAGAFNLGAGLSFAVIYAVKTAATPADGAGSTGYYAGIIAGLVILALALATSFLIPRPADAEVDAAEAETDHR, translated from the coding sequence GTGACTGAAACCGCCCGCCGACGGGTAAACGTCGGCGCACTAATGGCCGCCCTGCTGGCCGCCTGTGTGGCGTTCCAGCTCAACGCCTCCATGCTCTCCCCCGCATTGGTCAGCATCGAGGAGGAACTGGAAACGACCTCCGCGGCAGTCGGACTGACCCAGACGGCGTTCTTCACCGCCGCCGCGCTGTTCTCCCTGTTCCTGCCGCGCCTCGGTGACATCATCGGCCGCAAGAAGGTCCTCACCGGGATGCTGGTGGTCCTGACCATCGGCTCCGTGGTGGCAGCCCTCGCCCCGAGCATTGAGGTTCTCTTCATCGCCCGGCTGATCCAGGGCGTTTCGGGACCGGTGGTTCCGCTGACGCTGATCATGCTGCGCGTGGAGATCCGCGATCCCAGGCTGTACGGCACCCTGATGGGCGTCATCACCGCCGTCAACGGCGGCATTGCCGGGGTCGACGCCGTCGCCGGCGGCTACCTCGCGGAAAACCACGGATTCGCCTCCGTCTTCTGGGCCATGGCCATTGTCGGTGCGGTCGCCACGGCCCTGCTCTTCTTCCTGGCGCCCGAATCCCGGGCCGAAAAGAAGGAAAAGATGGACTGGGTGGGCGTTGTTCCGCTGGTCATCTCTGTGGGTACGCTGCTGACCGCGTTCAACGAGGCGGGCAAGCTGGCGGACGCCAACTGGCTGCTGGTGATCGCCCTGATCGTCATTGGCGTCCTCGCCTTCGTGGCGTTCTGGAAGGTGGAGAACCGCACCGAGCAACCGCTCGTGGCCACGTATCTGCTGAAGCAGCGCTCCACCTGGGCCCTGCTGCTGACCACGCTGCTGACCATGACCGGAGTGTTTGCCGTCATCAACGGCATCATCCCGGCCCTGGCGCAGGACGGCGTCGTCGGTTTCGGCATGGGCGCCGAGGAGTCCGCCTGGTGGACCCTTACGCCGTACGCCCTGGCGGGCCTGCTCCTGGGACCCCTCGCCGGCCGGCTGGCCGCCAGCTGGGGTTACGGCAAGGTGCTGCGGATCGGCCTGATCGGCGCCGTCATCACCCTGGCCCTGATGCTCCTGATGGTCGGCAGCGACTCCCGGCTGGGGCTGCTGGGCGTGTCCGTGCTGATCGGCATCACCTATGCCGGCATCAGCAACATCATGCTCAATGGACTGGGTATCGTGCTCTCCCCTCGGGAGAACCCCGGCTTCCTGCCCGGCCTCAACGCCGGCGCGTTCAACCTGGGCGCCGGCCTGAGCTTCGCCGTCATCTACGCGGTGAAGACGGCGGCCACCCCGGCCGACGGCGCGGGATCCACCGGATACTACGCCGGTATCATTGCCGGTCTGGTCATCCTGGCGCTGGCCCTGGCCACGTCCTTCCTCATCCCGAGGCCCGCCGACGCCGAGGTTGACGCCGCCGAGGCCGAGACCGACCACCGCTGA
- a CDS encoding thioredoxin domain-containing protein: protein MTDRNPKPTKAERTAAAREQARALREAQQKKERRNRLLVIWGVVVAIVAVIAIVAVIVVNSMGKDIANTGTSPANANEYGGFTLTSTTALEPTETFDFDTETLPAAPEEAAEETPIPPGVEAAPKGEPVQVVEYVDINCVHCADFAATYDDQISQWLDAGEITYEYRTVAFLDRNSTSNYSSRGANAAACVADQSPESYWDFMKAIFAQHASGEVKNAELVDMAASVGADTEGMEDCIDDGTYRPFVKYADQLARVDGINGTPTAFVNGEEADLNTFVETVQGAIDANK from the coding sequence ATGACTGACCGGAACCCCAAGCCGACCAAGGCGGAACGCACTGCTGCTGCCCGCGAGCAGGCGCGCGCACTGCGCGAGGCCCAGCAGAAGAAGGAGCGGCGCAACCGTCTCCTGGTGATCTGGGGTGTTGTGGTGGCCATCGTCGCGGTGATCGCGATTGTGGCCGTAATTGTGGTGAACAGCATGGGCAAGGACATTGCGAACACCGGCACTTCGCCGGCAAATGCCAATGAGTACGGCGGGTTTACGCTGACCTCGACCACCGCGCTGGAGCCCACGGAAACCTTCGACTTCGACACGGAGACGCTGCCGGCCGCGCCGGAGGAAGCCGCCGAGGAGACTCCGATTCCGCCGGGGGTTGAAGCTGCACCGAAGGGTGAGCCGGTCCAGGTGGTGGAATACGTGGACATCAACTGCGTGCACTGCGCAGACTTCGCCGCTACCTACGACGATCAGATCTCCCAGTGGCTGGATGCGGGCGAAATCACCTACGAATACCGCACCGTGGCATTCCTGGACCGCAACTCCACCTCCAACTACTCCTCCCGCGGCGCCAATGCAGCGGCATGCGTGGCGGACCAGAGCCCCGAGTCCTACTGGGACTTCATGAAGGCCATCTTCGCCCAGCACGCCTCCGGTGAAGTGAAGAACGCCGAGCTGGTGGACATGGCTGCGTCCGTGGGTGCCGATACCGAGGGCATGGAAGACTGCATCGACGACGGCACCTACCGTCCGTTCGTGAAGTACGCGGACCAGCTGGCACGGGTGGACGGCATCAACGGCACCCCGACGGCCTTCGTCAACGGCGAGGAAGCGGACCTGAACACCTTCGTGGAAACTGTCCAGGGCGCCATCGACGCCAACAAGTAA
- a CDS encoding ATP-binding protein: protein MDEKLGEFLSNFNRAIELSREHLTRNDGRERILDVLTEHIGVPAADVPIVSQDVPVHRFADLDISLEKIAGRDPAARLIGVGGGQQRQHQSLADIVLEGYGPVGIGQPDFVNVAVGPESTREVVALGLRLFAYEGVPLAVLQRAANPQYGRSGADVAVLGRNREASVGFLAELQEELRTNSILRGQVVSFAFDPYGQQGAGVTFLARPSLPAEEVILPGEVLDRVRRHVLGIAANREVLREHGQHLKRGVLLYGPPGTGKTHTVRHLLSASEGTTAVLLAGNSLHMVGEAARLARAMAPSMVILEDIDLVAEDRNMGHGPQPLLFEVLDALDGLDADADVVFLMTTNRAEALERALVQRPGRVDLAVRIPLPGVENRVRLLELYAPAGVFSDAALQAAAEQSEGATASFARELVRRAVLRAVDAGEKPGDSHLAAAAQELMGQGEALTRSLLGAGGDGSGDDDGGAGSAGFGHGGTGPQPGVSVGYTFGWMP, encoded by the coding sequence ATGGATGAAAAACTGGGGGAATTCCTTAGCAACTTCAACCGCGCCATCGAGCTCTCGCGGGAGCATCTGACGCGAAACGATGGCAGGGAACGCATCCTTGACGTGCTGACAGAGCATATCGGCGTGCCTGCGGCTGACGTGCCCATTGTGTCGCAGGATGTTCCGGTTCACCGGTTCGCGGACCTGGACATTTCCCTGGAGAAGATCGCCGGACGGGATCCGGCGGCCCGGCTCATCGGGGTGGGCGGCGGGCAGCAGCGCCAACACCAATCCCTGGCCGACATCGTTCTGGAAGGCTACGGACCTGTGGGGATCGGCCAGCCCGATTTCGTGAACGTCGCTGTGGGGCCGGAGAGCACCCGTGAGGTGGTGGCTTTGGGGCTGCGGTTATTCGCCTATGAAGGTGTTCCGCTTGCCGTGCTCCAGCGCGCCGCCAACCCCCAGTACGGACGCTCGGGAGCGGACGTGGCTGTGCTGGGCCGGAACCGTGAAGCGTCCGTGGGCTTCCTGGCCGAGCTGCAGGAAGAACTGCGCACCAACAGCATCCTGCGCGGCCAGGTTGTCTCCTTCGCCTTCGATCCGTACGGCCAGCAGGGCGCCGGCGTCACCTTCCTCGCCCGCCCGTCGTTGCCTGCGGAGGAAGTGATCCTGCCCGGTGAGGTGCTCGACCGCGTGCGGCGCCATGTGCTCGGCATCGCGGCCAACCGGGAGGTGCTCCGGGAGCATGGACAGCACCTGAAACGCGGTGTCCTGCTCTATGGCCCTCCCGGCACCGGAAAGACCCACACCGTGCGCCACCTGCTCAGCGCCAGCGAGGGGACGACGGCGGTGCTGCTGGCCGGGAATTCGCTGCACATGGTGGGTGAGGCCGCACGACTGGCCCGCGCCATGGCGCCGTCCATGGTGATTCTCGAGGACATTGACCTGGTGGCCGAGGACCGGAACATGGGCCACGGCCCGCAGCCGCTGCTCTTTGAAGTCCTGGATGCCTTGGACGGGTTGGACGCGGACGCCGACGTCGTGTTCCTGATGACCACCAACCGCGCCGAGGCCCTCGAACGGGCACTGGTGCAGCGGCCCGGGCGGGTGGACCTTGCCGTCCGGATCCCGCTGCCCGGCGTCGAGAACCGTGTCCGGCTGCTGGAACTCTATGCCCCCGCCGGGGTGTTCTCCGATGCCGCACTTCAGGCCGCGGCCGAGCAGTCCGAGGGCGCAACAGCGTCCTTTGCCCGGGAGCTGGTGCGCCGCGCGGTGCTGCGGGCCGTGGATGCCGGCGAGAAACCCGGCGATTCCCATCTGGCCGCAGCGGCGCAGGAGCTGATGGGGCAGGGCGAGGCCCTGACCCGAAGCCTGTTGGGTGCAGGTGGAGACGGTTCCGGGGACGACGACGGCGGCGCCGGTAGCGCGGGCTTCGGACACGGCGGCACAGGTCCGCAGCCCGGGGTCAGCGTGGGGTACACGTTTGGTTGGATGCCTTAG
- a CDS encoding nucleoside hydrolase, with product MPHKIILDCDPGHDDAVALLLAHGSPEIDLLAVTTVVGNQTLEKVTRNALAIARVANITGIPFAAGCDRPLVRTIENAPDIHGDSGMDGPELPEPTLELDPRHAVDLIIDTVMAHEPNTVTLVPTAGLTNIAMAVRKEPRIAERVKEVVLMGGGYHVGNWSAVAEFNIKIDPEAAHIVFNEKWPLTMVGLDLTHQALATDEVAERIAAVGTKPAKFVGELLEFFGEAYKDAQGFDFPPVHDPCAVAYVIDPSVMTTRRVPLDVELTGTLTLGMTVADFRAPAPADCNTSVAVDLDHRKFWDLVVDALQRIGEVDL from the coding sequence ATGCCCCACAAAATCATCCTGGATTGCGATCCCGGGCATGATGATGCGGTCGCCCTGCTGCTGGCACACGGCAGCCCGGAGATCGACCTTCTGGCGGTGACCACCGTCGTCGGAAACCAGACCCTGGAGAAGGTGACACGTAACGCACTGGCAATTGCCCGTGTCGCAAATATCACAGGCATTCCCTTCGCCGCCGGCTGCGACCGCCCCCTGGTCCGCACCATTGAAAACGCCCCGGACATCCACGGCGACTCCGGCATGGACGGCCCCGAGCTGCCCGAGCCGACCCTCGAGCTGGATCCCCGCCACGCGGTGGACCTGATCATCGATACGGTCATGGCACACGAGCCGAACACCGTCACCCTTGTTCCCACCGCCGGCCTGACCAACATCGCCATGGCCGTGCGCAAGGAACCGCGCATTGCCGAACGGGTGAAGGAAGTTGTCCTGATGGGCGGCGGCTACCACGTGGGCAACTGGTCCGCCGTGGCCGAGTTCAACATCAAGATCGACCCCGAAGCTGCACACATCGTCTTCAACGAGAAGTGGCCGCTGACCATGGTCGGCCTGGACCTCACCCACCAGGCCCTGGCCACCGACGAAGTGGCCGAGCGCATCGCCGCCGTCGGTACCAAGCCGGCCAAGTTCGTCGGTGAACTGCTCGAGTTCTTCGGCGAGGCGTACAAGGACGCCCAGGGCTTCGATTTCCCGCCCGTGCATGACCCGTGCGCCGTGGCCTACGTCATCGATCCCTCCGTCATGACCACCCGGCGCGTGCCGTTGGACGTGGAACTGACCGGCACCCTGACGCTGGGCATGACCGTGGCGGACTTCCGCGCACCGGCTCCCGCTGACTGCAACACATCCGTAGCCGTCGATCTGGACCACCGGAAATTCTGGGACCTGGTTGTCGACGCTCTTCAGCGCATTGGCGAGGTTGACCTGTGA
- a CDS encoding MFS transporter, translated as MSETARRRVSVGALMAALLAACVAFQLNASMLSPALFTIEQELDTTSAAVALTQTAFFTAAALFSLFLPRLGDIIGRKKVLGGMLVVLTIGSVVAALAPSIEVLFLARLIQGVSGPTVALSMIMLRVEIRDPKLYGTLMGVIAAVNGGIAGVDAIAGGYLAQNHGFASIFWSMAVVGVIAAALVIAVVPESRAEKKEKMDWVGVVPLVISVGTLLTGFNEAGKLAEANWPLVIGLIVIAVIAFVVFWKVENRTEQPLIATYLLKQRSTWALLLTTVLTMTGVFAVMNGIIPALAQDGAVGFGMGAEESAWWTITPYALAGLIVGPFAGRLAGTWGYAKVLRIGTIGSVIALALMLPVVGSDSRLGLLAISILVGITYAGIGNVMLSGLGVMLSPKENPGFLPGLNAGAFNLGAGLSFAVIYAAKTATTVTDGSGTEGYYGGIIAGAVILGLALAASFLIPKPAVNADPAAAEPTAGRAKIEVNS; from the coding sequence GTGAGTGAAACCGCCCGCCGGCGGGTAAGCGTCGGCGCACTGATGGCGGCCCTGCTGGCCGCCTGCGTGGCGTTCCAGCTGAACGCCTCCATGCTCTCCCCCGCCCTGTTCACCATCGAGCAGGAGCTGGACACCACTTCGGCTGCCGTAGCCCTGACCCAGACGGCATTCTTCACTGCCGCCGCGTTGTTCTCCCTGTTCCTGCCCCGCCTCGGCGACATCATCGGCCGCAAGAAGGTCCTCGGCGGAATGCTGGTGGTCCTGACCATCGGCTCCGTGGTGGCCGCCCTCGCACCGAGCATCGAGGTACTGTTCCTGGCCCGGCTGATCCAGGGCGTCTCCGGCCCCACAGTTGCGCTGTCCATGATCATGCTGCGCGTGGAGATCCGCGACCCCAAGCTTTACGGCACCCTGATGGGTGTCATTGCGGCAGTCAACGGCGGCATCGCCGGCGTTGACGCCATTGCCGGCGGCTATCTGGCGCAGAACCACGGCTTCGCGTCAATCTTCTGGTCCATGGCCGTCGTCGGCGTCATTGCCGCCGCCCTCGTCATCGCCGTCGTACCGGAGTCCCGCGCCGAGAAGAAGGAAAAGATGGACTGGGTGGGCGTTGTGCCCCTGGTCATCTCGGTCGGCACCCTGCTGACCGGCTTCAACGAGGCCGGCAAGCTGGCGGAGGCCAACTGGCCGCTGGTCATTGGCCTGATCGTCATTGCAGTCATCGCGTTCGTAGTGTTCTGGAAGGTCGAGAACCGCACCGAACAGCCGCTGATCGCGACCTACCTGCTGAAGCAGCGGTCCACCTGGGCACTGCTCCTGACCACCGTGCTGACCATGACCGGCGTCTTTGCCGTCATGAACGGCATCATCCCGGCCCTGGCGCAGGACGGTGCCGTGGGCTTCGGGATGGGCGCCGAAGAGTCCGCCTGGTGGACCATCACTCCGTACGCCCTCGCAGGCCTCATCGTGGGCCCGTTTGCCGGCCGCCTGGCGGGCACCTGGGGTTACGCCAAGGTGCTGCGGATCGGCACTATCGGCTCGGTCATCGCCCTGGCCCTGATGCTCCCGGTCGTCGGCAGCGATTCCCGGCTGGGGCTGCTGGCCATTTCCATCCTGGTTGGCATCACCTACGCCGGCATCGGCAACGTAATGCTCAGCGGCCTCGGCGTTATGCTCTCCCCCAAGGAGAACCCCGGCTTCCTGCCCGGCCTCAACGCCGGCGCGTTCAACCTGGGTGCCGGCCTGAGCTTCGCCGTGATCTACGCGGCCAAGACCGCCACCACCGTTACGGACGGATCCGGCACCGAAGGCTACTACGGCGGCATCATTGCCGGCGCGGTCATTTTGGGCCTGGCCCTGGCCGCGTCCTTCCTGATCCCCAAGCCTGCTGTCAATGCGGATCCGGCGGCTGCTGAACCGACCGCCGGCCGAGCCAAGATCGAGGTGAACTCGTGA